A stretch of DNA from Chloroflexota bacterium:
TATCGAAGGGAATGCGCGCCGCGTTACCGATTGCTTGCCGGAGCGAGGTTGAAATTGAAACGCCGATTGAGGTACTGTAGCGTAACCGATTCGGTCTTGAACTCGACCTCTTTGTCTTTGAGGGCGGGGCGCAACACGAGTTCGATGATGCCTTGCTCACGCGCGCTCTTGAGCGCAAGCGCGTCTTGGCGCGAGAGTAAAAAGGTCAAGAGCGGACCCGCCGGTTGATTCTTGTCTTTTACTTGCCACGCGCCGACTTGGAGAATCTGAACGTTTTGAAGCATCAGTTGCGTTGCGGGCAAACCTTCCGTGCCGGTCGTCGTCGCCGCCGCGGTACGCGCGGGCGGTATGCTACCGGGATTCAAGGTGAGCAAAACATCAATGACATCGCCAACTTGCAACGCGCCGGCAACGCCGCTGAGATCGGTCATCGGAAAAGCGACCGCCACTTTGCCTTCCGGCACCAAGAACGACGCGTCGGAACGATTCTTCTCCGCATCCGTCTTGTCCACGATCATCGGTTCGAGGATCAATTGTCCCGGATAGATCGGCACGAGCGCGAGTTTACCGAGCACCTTGTCCAAGGTTTCGAACGTGCCGGATTGCGGCAATGAGGATTCGGGCCACTCTTTCAATACGATGGCTTCGGGGGGAATTTCACTGCGTTGCGCAATGTTTTGTTGCGCCACGACCACCATTTTCGTCGCGGGTTTTTCCGTGGTGGCGACTGAACTGTTCATCACCACAAACGTTCCACCTGCGGTGATCATGCCGAGTACCAAGCCGAGCAATACGAGAATTCTTCCACCGCCTCGCATAATGTCTCCTTCCGACAGTTTAGTAACGCGGGTACTCTACCCA
This window harbors:
- the cpaB gene encoding Flp pilus assembly protein CpaB, which produces MRGGGRILVLLGLVLGMITAGGTFVVMNSSVATTEKPATKMVVVAQQNIAQRSEIPPEAIVLKEWPESSLPQSGTFETLDKVLGKLALVPIYPGQLILEPMIVDKTDAEKNRSDASFLVPEGKVAVAFPMTDLSGVAGALQVGDVIDVLLTLNPGSIPPARTAAATTTGTEGLPATQLMLQNVQILQVGAWQVKDKNQPAGPLLTFLLSRQDALALKSAREQGIIELVLRPALKDKEVEFKTESVTLQYLNRRFNFNLAPASNR